A window from bacterium encodes these proteins:
- a CDS encoding GIY-YIG nuclease family protein — MNKPKQCYIYIMSNKNNTTIYVGVTNDLKKRIYEHKNKMVKGFTQKYNISKLVYFEILADSYNAISREKQIKGGSRKKKTDLINKNNSKWNDLYEDL, encoded by the coding sequence ATGAACAAACCAAAACAATGCTATATCTATATTATGTCGAATAAAAATAACACCACAATTTATGTCGGTGTCACAAATGACTTAAAAAAGAGAATCTACGAGCACAAAAACAAAATGGTTAAAGGTTTTACACAAAAATACAATATTTCTAAATTAGTATATTTCGAAATTTTAGCAGACTCATACAATGCGATTTCGCGCGAAAAACAAATAAAAGGTGGTTCCAGAAAAAAGAAAACGGATCTAATAAACAAGAATAATTCAAAATGGAAT